The following coding sequences are from one Tolumonas lignilytica window:
- a CDS encoding BMP family ABC transporter substrate-binding protein has product MKTRIFRLLAVAALTAGCSLAAVADEPMKVGFVYVGPVGDHGWSYEHDRARKELEKALPGQVKTTFVENVSEGADAERVITQLAKSGNKIIFTTSFGFMNPTLKVAKKFPNVVFEHATGYKRTANVGTYIQRAYEGRYVAGVAAGLLTKSNTIGYIASFPIPEVYRDIDATFLGAKSVNPNVKIKIVWVNSWYDPGKETDAANALIDQGVDVLMQHTDSPAPMMVAEKRGIRAVGQASDVASYGPKAHIFSIQDNWEPHYLKTVEAVKNGTWKPQDYWGGFADDVVRLASINDNLPKNVKDAINTTYTKIKTGEFKPFTGPIKDNTGKEVVPAGHSLTDAELAQINWFVEGIDSNIAK; this is encoded by the coding sequence ATGAAGACAAGGATATTTCGTTTACTTGCTGTTGCAGCGTTAACTGCGGGCTGTTCTCTGGCCGCTGTTGCTGATGAACCAATGAAAGTAGGTTTTGTTTATGTTGGTCCGGTTGGCGATCATGGCTGGAGCTATGAACACGATCGCGCCCGTAAAGAACTGGAAAAAGCATTGCCTGGTCAAGTTAAAACCACTTTCGTAGAGAATGTGTCAGAAGGTGCTGACGCTGAACGCGTGATCACGCAACTGGCAAAAAGTGGTAATAAAATTATTTTCACTACCTCTTTTGGCTTCATGAATCCAACGCTGAAAGTAGCGAAAAAATTCCCTAATGTCGTATTTGAACATGCTACCGGTTACAAACGTACGGCAAACGTAGGCACTTATATTCAACGTGCTTACGAAGGTCGTTATGTTGCTGGTGTTGCTGCTGGTCTGCTGACCAAATCCAATACGATTGGTTACATCGCCTCTTTCCCAATTCCTGAAGTGTACCGTGATATTGATGCTACTTTCTTAGGTGCCAAATCAGTTAATCCAAATGTAAAAATCAAGATTGTTTGGGTGAACTCTTGGTATGACCCAGGTAAAGAAACCGATGCTGCCAACGCCTTAATCGACCAGGGTGTTGATGTTCTGATGCAGCATACTGACAGCCCTGCACCAATGATGGTGGCTGAAAAACGGGGTATCCGTGCTGTAGGTCAGGCTTCTGATGTAGCAAGCTATGGTCCTAAAGCGCATATTTTCTCTATCCAAGACAATTGGGAACCACATTACCTGAAAACTGTGGAAGCAGTTAAAAACGGTACCTGGAAACCTCAGGATTACTGGGGTGGTTTTGCTGATGACGTAGTACGTCTGGCTTCTATTAACGACAACTTGCCAAAAAATGTTAAAGATGCCATTAACACTACTTATACCAAAATCAAAACTGGTGAGTTCAAACCGTTCACTGGTCCAATCAAAGACAATACAGGCAAAGAAGTGGTACCAGCAGGTCACTCTCTGACTGACGCAGAATTAGCCCAAATCAACTGGTTTGTTGAAGGCATTGATTCGAATATCGCTAAATAA
- a CDS encoding amino acid aminotransferase: MFEKVTQAPADPILGLTEEFRNDPRSNKINLGVGIYKDEAGATPILNCVKKAEKILLETETTKNYLSIEGNAEYGQLVQALLFGADHEIVTSKRAKTAQAPGGTGALRIGAEFLFRQGVSKKVWISNPTWVNHFQVFGVAGMETAEYRYYSPESKALDFNGMLESLSAAVAGDVVLLHGCCHNPTGVDPSLEQWEVLAKFCADRQLLPFFDFAYQGFGRGVEEDAAGLRTFAKYNKELLVASSFSKNFGLYNERVGAITVVTTDSEVALRSFSQVKTTIRANYSNPPSHGAAVVATVLKDTTLRAEWIEEVKMMRDRIWEMRELFVQKLKAKGIQQDFSFITQQNGMFSFSGLNKEQVARLKNEFAIYIVGSGRISVAGMTKNNIDALIDGIAAVI; encoded by the coding sequence ATGTTTGAGAAGGTGACTCAGGCTCCGGCAGACCCTATTCTGGGCTTAACCGAAGAATTCCGTAATGACCCGCGCAGTAACAAAATCAATCTGGGTGTCGGCATTTATAAAGATGAAGCTGGCGCCACACCCATCCTCAATTGTGTAAAAAAGGCAGAAAAAATTCTGCTGGAAACAGAGACCACCAAAAACTATCTGAGCATTGAAGGTAATGCGGAATATGGTCAGTTAGTACAGGCGCTGCTGTTCGGTGCTGATCACGAAATCGTCACCAGTAAACGAGCGAAAACGGCACAAGCACCGGGCGGGACTGGTGCATTGCGTATTGGCGCTGAATTCCTTTTCCGTCAGGGCGTTTCTAAAAAGGTTTGGATCTCTAATCCAACCTGGGTAAACCACTTCCAGGTATTCGGTGTTGCTGGTATGGAAACTGCCGAATACCGTTATTATTCTCCAGAAAGTAAAGCTCTGGATTTCAACGGCATGTTGGAATCGCTGTCTGCGGCAGTGGCTGGTGACGTGGTGCTGTTGCACGGTTGCTGCCATAACCCGACCGGCGTTGATCCGTCATTAGAGCAATGGGAAGTATTAGCAAAATTCTGTGCCGACCGTCAGTTGCTTCCTTTCTTTGATTTTGCTTATCAAGGATTTGGCCGTGGCGTCGAAGAGGACGCGGCAGGGCTGCGTACGTTCGCTAAATATAATAAAGAACTTTTGGTTGCCAGCTCGTTCTCTAAAAACTTTGGTTTATATAATGAGCGTGTAGGTGCTATCACTGTGGTGACTACTGACAGTGAAGTTGCCCTGCGTTCATTCAGCCAAGTAAAAACAACGATTCGGGCGAATTATTCCAATCCTCCATCACACGGTGCCGCCGTTGTTGCCACTGTTCTGAAAGATACAACCTTGCGTGCCGAATGGATTGAGGAAGTGAAGATGATGCGCGACCGTATCTGGGAGATGCGGGAATTGTTCGTGCAAAAATTGAAGGCAAAAGGGATCCAACAAGACTTCAGTTTTATCACTCAGCAAAACGGCATGTTTTCGTTCTCCGGGCTGAATAAAGAGCAGGTTGCCCGTCTGAAAAATGAATTTGCGATTTATATCGTGGGTTCTGGTCGTATCAGTGTTGCGGGTATGACTAAAAACAACATTGATGCCTTGATCGATGGTATTGCTGCTGTTATTTAA
- the mukB gene encoding chromosome partition protein MukB codes for MITRGKFLSFTMINWNGFFARTFELDQMVTTLSGGNGAGKSTSMAALITALIPDQTLLHFRNTTEAGSSSASRDRGLYGKLQRGHCYSMIDVRNSKGQRLWFGVHLEQVANRDNKVNITPFCMLDVPENLLPTEFLLEKLDDDKAKVRPFNELRKQAAELGAIRFVKFNSVTDYHNIMFEYGVTAKKLRDQRDRSRFYRLIEASLYGGISSSISRSLREYLLPENSGVRKAFQDMEAAIHENRRTLDAIKETQSQRDLFRHLITETTNYVAADFVRNQSEKNRLSELALHGRKQLQDKQRLIKEEKQRAIYLAEEAEQMTAREKHLTEDLELASEHLAKVMAATGLTNKIIQYREDVEELTLKAEEQSAITTELAEEKSELELRKTQSEEEADSLKSQLADYQQALDVQQTRAIQFRQAVNALEQAQKLCELPDLTPDNVVNFQQTLREQEQQATDQVLSLQQRLRLAKAAADQYEKAYAALQQIAGPIAREQAWEKAQEIIEQARNYRAALARRAQVERALQDIRRDLEQQNALVGIQEQLLRQLEQQGNKYDLTDNEQLNLLAEELVVQQDDLQQRLERDQQDRIRVLHQVDATRQQIEALRKKAPAWLVAHEKLDKLQEMTGETLESPVAISQLLQKTLTEERRLEQEKQQLQQQKDALEKQLRNLQQFAGNEDPQLVRISEQLGGVLLTDVYDDISLDDAPYYSALFGPARSAIVVMDLDGAIKHLNTLSDLPDDIYLIQGNPDSFDENLHEATEFDKAVLVRASQREVRYSRYPEIPVFGRAAREQRIELLSAQRDEIVETYAKTAFEQQKQNRLYHHLSQFMTEHLHVAFEDDPEAALTALQSEIRQAENNLQQQQQNEHQYRQRMTALQQQQQLVVRLQSQFNLLFDMTLNERLSQAEAEFAACHEAQLFLDKHEKACRQLESMLDALREDPAAYDELQQAGFVAEQQLTDVRRQAFALDELFARRAYFAYHDAESLLDQTSEISERLKQKLADAEQLRRQLTEQLKQIVQRYQDAIQVQTALHSSLQAKTQTLQEFERELQQMGLQVAADMEDQARGKKRDLEDQLVRTRSRRTQAETQYQICRRDIDSLNQRFNAENKEYRAARHLLLEHKKSWSRVLTLARTNSVEKQLNRRELAYLDADELRSMSDKSLGALRLAVAGDEALRDSLRLSEGNRQTEQKVQFYIQVYRYLKDRIRHDIIRSDDPIDAIEEMEIELARLADELKQRETHLSLSSHEVAAKITNIIRREQNRIRVMNQGLQNITFGQVRGVRLNVNVREAYARLLQTLGEHAQQHQDLFASNELTFSEAMAKLFQRLNPHIDQGDRSFQVLGEALLDYRNYLELEIEVLRGVDGWLRAESGALSTGEAIGTGQAILLMVLQSWEDENRRLRSSDLEPCRLLFLDEAARLDAKSIATLFELCERQDMQLLIAAPENISPEKGTTYKLIRKVHGKQEHVHVVGLRGFGGNTEAA; via the coding sequence ATGATCACGCGTGGTAAATTTCTCTCTTTCACCATGATTAACTGGAACGGTTTTTTTGCCCGTACCTTCGAGTTGGATCAGATGGTGACGACACTATCGGGTGGTAATGGCGCAGGTAAGTCAACCAGTATGGCTGCGTTGATTACGGCACTGATCCCTGATCAGACATTATTGCATTTCCGTAATACCACCGAAGCCGGAAGTTCATCTGCCAGTCGTGATCGCGGTCTGTATGGCAAATTACAGCGTGGTCACTGCTATTCCATGATTGATGTCCGCAATTCCAAAGGGCAACGGTTATGGTTTGGGGTGCATCTTGAGCAGGTGGCGAATCGTGATAACAAGGTCAATATTACGCCTTTCTGTATGCTGGATGTTCCGGAAAATCTGCTGCCAACGGAGTTTCTGCTAGAAAAACTGGATGATGATAAAGCCAAAGTCCGGCCCTTCAATGAATTGCGGAAGCAGGCCGCTGAATTAGGGGCGATTCGATTTGTTAAGTTCAATTCGGTGACCGATTATCATAACATCATGTTTGAATACGGAGTGACAGCCAAAAAGCTCCGTGATCAACGTGATCGCTCCAGATTCTATCGCCTGATCGAAGCATCATTGTATGGCGGTATCTCATCTTCGATTAGCCGTTCATTACGTGAATATTTACTGCCTGAGAACTCCGGGGTGCGCAAAGCCTTCCAGGATATGGAAGCGGCTATTCATGAAAATCGCCGGACGCTAGATGCCATTAAAGAAACCCAATCACAGCGTGATTTATTTCGTCATCTGATCACCGAAACTACAAATTATGTTGCCGCTGATTTTGTGCGCAATCAGAGTGAAAAAAATCGTCTGTCAGAGCTGGCTTTACATGGTCGTAAGCAGTTGCAGGATAAGCAACGTCTGATCAAAGAGGAAAAACAGCGCGCGATTTATCTGGCGGAAGAAGCCGAACAGATGACCGCGCGAGAAAAGCATCTTACCGAAGATCTGGAACTGGCATCTGAACACTTGGCCAAAGTGATGGCTGCCACCGGCTTAACCAACAAGATCATCCAGTATCGTGAAGATGTTGAAGAACTGACGTTAAAAGCGGAAGAGCAATCAGCAATTACCACCGAATTGGCAGAAGAAAAGTCAGAACTGGAATTGCGAAAAACGCAAAGTGAAGAAGAGGCTGACAGCCTGAAAAGCCAGTTGGCAGACTATCAGCAGGCACTGGATGTGCAACAAACACGAGCCATTCAGTTCCGACAAGCGGTCAATGCCTTGGAGCAGGCCCAAAAGCTGTGCGAGTTACCTGACTTAACACCGGATAACGTCGTCAATTTCCAGCAAACACTGCGTGAGCAGGAACAACAAGCGACAGATCAGGTTTTGTCGTTACAGCAACGTCTTCGTTTGGCTAAAGCGGCTGCCGATCAGTATGAAAAAGCCTATGCGGCTTTACAACAAATTGCCGGCCCGATTGCTCGGGAACAAGCCTGGGAAAAGGCTCAAGAGATTATTGAACAGGCCAGAAATTATCGGGCCGCACTTGCTCGACGGGCTCAGGTTGAACGCGCCTTACAAGATATTCGCCGTGATTTAGAGCAACAAAATGCGTTAGTTGGCATTCAGGAACAACTGTTGCGGCAACTTGAACAGCAGGGCAATAAGTACGATTTAACAGATAATGAACAGTTAAATCTGCTAGCGGAAGAGCTGGTGGTTCAACAGGATGATCTGCAGCAACGGCTTGAGCGTGATCAGCAAGATCGCATTCGGGTGTTGCATCAGGTGGATGCAACCCGACAGCAAATTGAAGCCTTGCGTAAGAAAGCGCCTGCATGGTTAGTTGCACACGAAAAACTCGATAAATTGCAGGAAATGACAGGCGAGACATTGGAGTCTCCAGTGGCTATCAGTCAGTTGCTGCAAAAAACACTGACGGAAGAGCGACGTCTTGAGCAGGAAAAACAGCAGCTGCAACAACAGAAAGACGCTCTGGAAAAACAGCTGCGTAATCTGCAGCAGTTTGCAGGTAATGAAGATCCTCAATTAGTTCGTATCAGCGAGCAATTAGGCGGCGTATTACTGACAGATGTCTATGACGATATCTCTCTTGATGATGCCCCTTATTATTCTGCGTTGTTCGGGCCGGCACGCAGTGCGATTGTCGTGATGGATCTGGACGGTGCCATCAAGCATCTTAATACGTTGAGTGATTTACCTGATGATATTTATCTGATTCAAGGGAATCCGGACTCCTTCGACGAAAATCTGCATGAAGCCACAGAATTCGATAAGGCAGTCTTAGTTCGTGCTAGTCAGCGTGAAGTGCGTTATTCACGTTATCCGGAAATTCCGGTTTTTGGTCGGGCGGCACGCGAGCAACGTATCGAACTGTTATCCGCCCAACGTGATGAAATTGTTGAGACATATGCCAAAACTGCGTTTGAACAGCAGAAGCAGAACCGGTTGTATCATCACTTGAGTCAGTTCATGACAGAGCATCTGCATGTGGCGTTTGAAGATGATCCCGAAGCGGCTCTGACAGCTCTGCAATCTGAAATCCGTCAGGCTGAAAATAATCTGCAACAACAGCAGCAAAATGAACATCAATATCGTCAACGGATGACGGCATTGCAACAACAGCAACAGCTGGTTGTGCGTCTGCAATCGCAGTTCAACCTGCTGTTTGATATGACATTAAACGAACGCTTGTCACAAGCAGAAGCGGAGTTTGCAGCCTGTCATGAAGCTCAGTTATTTCTTGATAAACACGAAAAAGCATGTCGCCAACTGGAATCAATGTTAGATGCCTTACGGGAAGATCCGGCGGCATACGATGAATTACAGCAAGCAGGTTTTGTTGCGGAACAACAGCTTACTGATGTTCGCCGCCAAGCGTTTGCACTGGATGAACTGTTTGCCCGTCGGGCATATTTTGCCTATCACGATGCAGAAAGTTTGTTAGATCAGACATCAGAAATTAGTGAACGACTAAAGCAAAAACTGGCGGATGCCGAGCAGCTTCGTCGCCAACTGACGGAACAGCTGAAACAAATCGTACAACGGTATCAGGATGCCATACAGGTACAAACGGCATTACATTCCAGCCTGCAAGCCAAGACTCAGACTCTGCAGGAGTTTGAGCGAGAATTACAGCAGATGGGGCTACAAGTTGCCGCAGATATGGAAGATCAGGCGAGAGGTAAAAAGCGTGATCTGGAAGATCAGTTGGTGCGAACCCGTAGCCGTCGGACTCAAGCTGAAACGCAATACCAGATTTGCCGTCGTGATATAGATAGCTTAAATCAACGCTTTAATGCTGAAAATAAAGAATATCGCGCCGCTCGACATTTGTTGCTGGAGCATAAAAAGAGTTGGAGTCGCGTGTTAACCCTGGCTCGGACGAACAGTGTTGAGAAGCAGTTGAATCGCCGTGAATTGGCATATCTGGATGCGGATGAATTGCGCTCCATGTCAGACAAGTCGCTGGGGGCTTTACGACTCGCGGTAGCGGGTGATGAGGCATTACGCGACAGTTTACGCTTGTCCGAAGGAAATCGTCAGACAGAACAAAAAGTTCAGTTCTATATTCAGGTTTATCGTTACCTTAAAGATCGTATCCGACACGACATCATTCGTTCTGATGATCCGATTGATGCGATTGAAGAGATGGAAATTGAACTGGCTCGTCTGGCAGATGAACTGAAGCAACGTGAAACGCATCTGTCTCTGTCATCACATGAGGTGGCGGCAAAAATTACGAATATCATCCGTCGTGAACAGAATCGTATTCGCGTCATGAATCAGGGCCTGCAGAATATTACTTTTGGTCAGGTCCGCGGTGTGCGTCTGAATGTTAATGTGCGGGAGGCATATGCCCGTTTGCTGCAAACATTGGGTGAACATGCTCAGCAACACCAAGATCTGTTTGCCAGCAATGAACTGACATTCTCTGAGGCCATGGCCAAACTATTCCAACGCTTGAATCCTCACATCGATCAGGGTGATCGCAGCTTCCAGGTATTAGGTGAAGCCTTGCTGGATTATCGTAATTACCTTGAGCTGGAAATTGAGGTGTTGCGTGGTGTGGATGGTTGGTTGCGGGCAGAAAGCGGTGCTTTATCGACTGGTGAAGCGATCGGTACGGGTCAAGCTATTCTGCTGATGGTGCTGCAAAGCTGGGAAGATGAAAACCGTCGTCTGCGCAGCAGTGATCTGGAACCGTGTCGTTTGCTGTTCCTTGATGAAGCAGCCCGTTTGGATGCCAAGTCAATTGCGACCCTGTTTGAATTGTGTGAGCGACAGGATATGCAGTTACTGATCGCTGCACCGGAAAACATCAGCCCGGAAAAAGGGACGACCTACAAACTCATCCGCAAGGTGCATGGCAAGCAGGAACATGTTCATGTGGTCGGTCTGCGTGGCTTTGGTGGTAATACTGAAGCGGCATAA
- the mukE gene encoding chromosome partition protein MukE codes for MSLINTELPIALRLAQAIANPLFPKLDTALRSGKHISADDLDSHSYLLDYHDELESFYSRYQVELIKAPEGFFYLRPRSTSEIGTSVLSELDMLVGKVLCYLYLSPERLANEGVFSLQDLQEEIVSLSDERQLLRMVNQRSGGTDLDKKKLQERIRTSMRRLRRLGMVTALGVGDKFRVNEAVFRFAADVRTDEDPRAVQLRMIREGEAILHDDELPTRETVWDSLDEAEEDEEQLGLDI; via the coding sequence ATGTCATTGATCAATACTGAACTTCCTATTGCTTTGCGTTTGGCGCAGGCGATTGCTAACCCTTTGTTTCCAAAATTGGATACAGCATTACGCAGTGGTAAACACATTAGTGCAGATGATCTGGATAGTCACTCCTATCTGCTTGATTACCATGATGAACTGGAAAGTTTTTATAGTCGTTACCAGGTTGAACTCATTAAAGCGCCGGAAGGTTTTTTCTATCTGCGCCCACGGTCAACTTCAGAGATTGGCACTTCTGTTCTGTCTGAATTGGATATGCTGGTCGGTAAAGTCTTGTGTTATCTCTATTTGAGCCCTGAACGGTTGGCAAATGAAGGTGTTTTTTCCCTGCAGGATCTGCAGGAGGAAATCGTTTCTTTATCGGATGAACGTCAGTTATTGCGGATGGTGAATCAACGTAGTGGTGGTACGGATTTAGATAAGAAGAAACTGCAGGAACGCATTCGCACATCCATGCGTCGTTTACGTCGTTTGGGCATGGTGACGGCATTGGGCGTTGGCGACAAATTTCGGGTCAATGAAGCTGTGTTTCGTTTTGCTGCTGATGTGCGTACCGATGAAGATCCTCGTGCTGTACAGCTACGCATGATCCGTGAAGGCGAAGCAATTTTGCATGACGATGAATTACCAACCCGTGAAACCGTATGGGATTCACTGGATGAAGCAGAAGAAGACGAAGAGCAACTGGGGCTGGATATATGA
- the mukF gene encoding chromosome partition protein MukF has product MNEQLRPERSLPELVGWVRQEQLELHLGNERLAFLIAISSMARDEHTQELSEAALHDAFGYVSQLYGLMDETLTVRANNAVNELVRQRLLSRFNTDPVAGESVYRLTRLAVGIIEFYLDQQQVNSVKLSLLLEQVAGELEKAYASAVQASDESAWDTEVYPRLKYSVEEILSRIDLTQRAMDDQQNQVKADIADLLNQNWTQAIHNCEKLLRETGQTLRELQDTLDAAGHKLQSGLLNIQETARAQAIMSVQVEQLTFDLQSRIDAILSWGQQCIELWARYDRHVHKFIRNAIDMDKNRVFSQRLRESIRDFDKHNWLMLVAQESRLLELRDETLVLHNDEITGELPTVLEFQEIQALDEKLSEHIGVYLSDFHMQGKPLDMADILKDYLQQYPEYQHFDVARMLVDQAIRLGYSAAELGGVRHPKWKPINNSGAKVQAHVIDQY; this is encoded by the coding sequence ATGAACGAACAACTTAGGCCTGAGCGCAGCCTGCCTGAATTGGTTGGCTGGGTAAGACAGGAACAGCTAGAACTTCATCTGGGTAATGAACGCTTGGCGTTTTTGATCGCGATATCTTCAATGGCACGCGATGAACATACTCAGGAATTAAGTGAAGCGGCGTTACATGATGCATTTGGTTATGTCAGTCAGTTGTACGGTCTGATGGACGAAACATTAACCGTGCGAGCTAATAATGCAGTGAATGAATTGGTCCGGCAGCGGTTGCTGTCGCGGTTTAACACCGATCCGGTTGCGGGTGAGAGTGTCTATCGTCTTACCCGACTGGCAGTTGGCATCATTGAGTTTTACCTCGATCAGCAGCAGGTGAACAGCGTTAAGCTCTCGCTGTTGCTGGAACAAGTCGCTGGGGAACTGGAAAAGGCCTATGCATCGGCAGTACAGGCCAGTGATGAATCAGCCTGGGATACTGAAGTCTATCCTCGTCTTAAGTATTCTGTGGAAGAGATTTTAAGTCGCATCGATCTGACTCAAAGGGCGATGGATGATCAACAAAATCAGGTAAAAGCGGATATTGCTGATCTTTTGAATCAGAACTGGACTCAGGCTATTCATAACTGCGAAAAATTGTTGCGGGAAACCGGGCAAACGTTACGCGAATTACAGGATACGTTGGATGCTGCCGGGCATAAACTGCAGTCTGGTTTGTTGAATATTCAGGAAACAGCCAGAGCACAAGCCATCATGTCGGTGCAGGTCGAACAGTTAACATTTGATTTGCAGTCGCGAATTGATGCAATCCTGAGTTGGGGGCAGCAATGCATTGAACTGTGGGCCCGCTATGACCGTCACGTACATAAATTTATCCGTAATGCGATTGATATGGATAAAAACCGCGTCTTCAGTCAGCGTCTGCGAGAATCCATTCGTGATTTTGATAAACACAACTGGTTGATGCTAGTTGCGCAGGAAAGTCGTTTGCTGGAATTAAGGGATGAAACACTGGTGCTTCATAATGATGAAATTACCGGTGAATTGCCTACCGTTCTTGAATTCCAGGAGATTCAGGCCCTAGATGAAAAACTATCTGAGCATATCGGTGTGTATTTATCTGATTTCCATATGCAGGGTAAACCGCTTGATATGGCCGATATATTGAAAGACTACTTACAACAATATCCTGAATATCAGCATTTCGATGTAGCCCGAATGCTGGTTGACCAAGCGATCCGGCTTGGTTATTCCGCCGCCGAATTAGGTGGTGTTCGTCATCCTAAGTGGAAACCTATTAACAATTCAGGCGCCAAGGTGCAGGCACATGTCATTGATCAATACTGA
- a CDS encoding methyltransferase domain-containing protein, which translates to MSDHSFDGLSEKFAQNIYATSKGKIRTAVVWRDLEMGLTRLGDRPLRILDAGGGFGFFAQKLAALGHDVTLCDLSADMLELAKEQIEEKGLTERIRLVHCSIQSLPEHVGGTFDLILCHAVVEWLADPKQTLAGLLNYLKPGGLFSLLFYNRDALLFQSLVVGNFDYIRAGLVKKRQQKLTPTNPQKPADVYQWLEEWNMPLLCRSGVRVIHDYMRHKEDQHKKFSDLLEMELRYCQQEPFVHLGRYMHLLASKP; encoded by the coding sequence ATGTCAGATCACTCTTTTGATGGGTTATCAGAGAAATTTGCCCAAAATATTTATGCCACGAGTAAAGGTAAAATAAGAACTGCGGTGGTCTGGCGTGACTTGGAAATGGGACTGACGCGGCTAGGTGATCGTCCGTTACGGATTCTGGATGCTGGGGGTGGATTTGGATTTTTCGCACAGAAACTGGCAGCGTTAGGGCACGATGTCACATTATGTGATCTTTCTGCTGATATGCTGGAGCTGGCCAAAGAGCAGATCGAGGAAAAAGGGCTGACAGAACGAATTCGGCTAGTGCATTGTTCCATTCAGAGCTTGCCTGAGCATGTAGGGGGTACTTTTGATTTAATTCTGTGCCATGCCGTAGTGGAATGGCTGGCGGATCCCAAGCAAACGCTGGCGGGGCTACTGAACTACCTGAAACCCGGTGGATTATTTTCTTTATTGTTCTATAACCGGGATGCATTGCTGTTTCAAAGTTTGGTGGTTGGGAATTTTGACTATATCCGGGCTGGTCTGGTAAAAAAACGTCAGCAAAAGCTGACGCCGACAAATCCGCAAAAACCGGCCGATGTGTATCAATGGCTGGAGGAGTGGAATATGCCATTGTTATGTCGCAGCGGGGTGCGGGTGATCCACGATTACATGCGGCATAAAGAAGATCAGCATAAAAAATTCTCCGATCTGCTGGAGATGGAATTACGTTATTGTCAGCAGGAGCCTTTCGTTCACCTTGGACGTTATATGCACCTGTTGGCCAGTAAACCGTGA
- the elyC gene encoding envelope biogenesis factor ElyC, translating to MIFMLKKWLGLLLMPLPFCSLLTLCGLMLLWCTKWQKMGKHLISIATVLLITLSVRPVSQILIRPLEQQYPPFPENQHVDFIIVLGHGHISDPSIPLSSQLTEAAAARIAEALRIKRLNPQAHMIFSGSIAGDPVSGAEMYARVAAANGVSRQDMSLIENARDTEEEIQQDSQLIGTHVSALVTSASHMPRAMQLFKSSHANIIPAPTQYVGRIAQGKIPLYGYLPSGRCLMYSEMALHEWIGRLWNSVRN from the coding sequence ATGATTTTTATGCTTAAAAAATGGCTCGGGTTGCTATTGATGCCATTACCATTTTGCTCTTTATTAACCCTCTGCGGACTCATGCTACTTTGGTGCACTAAATGGCAAAAAATGGGCAAGCACCTGATTTCGATAGCCACGGTTTTATTAATTACCTTATCTGTTCGTCCTGTCAGTCAGATACTGATTCGCCCGCTGGAACAGCAATATCCCCCTTTTCCTGAAAATCAACACGTTGATTTCATTATTGTGCTTGGCCACGGACATATTTCTGACCCCAGTATTCCACTCAGCAGCCAACTCACTGAAGCTGCAGCTGCCCGTATAGCAGAGGCATTGCGCATTAAGCGATTGAATCCTCAGGCACATATGATTTTTTCCGGCAGTATTGCTGGCGATCCGGTGTCTGGAGCCGAGATGTATGCCAGAGTAGCCGCCGCCAATGGCGTATCACGGCAGGATATGTCATTGATCGAAAATGCCAGAGATACGGAAGAAGAAATACAACAAGATAGTCAACTGATTGGGACTCATGTCTCTGCATTGGTCACTTCCGCATCACATATGCCAAGAGCCATGCAGTTATTTAAATCATCACACGCCAACATCATTCCGGCCCCGACCCAATATGTCGGTCGTATCGCTCAGGGAAAGATCCCGCTCTATGGATATTTACCCTCAGGGCGTTGTTTGATGTACTCTGAAATGGCGCTGCATGAATGGATTGGAAGGTTGTGGAATTCTGTTCGTAACTGA